One Chryseobacterium wanjuense genomic region harbors:
- a CDS encoding IS1096 element passenger TnpR family protein, protein MVYKIRVILDAKEDIFRDIEVKGKQTLWNLHLGIKSAFSLQGDELSTFNLLEDDGTIVKSVPLEDMSDDGDGEIMSDVYIDEAFENIGDKAQFQYGLLDLWEFFCELVEIIDETKGVNYPITVYRFGNVPLKAPSKNGGSGSKKKSAMPLMDDDFNFEDDFAESTTFVDEDDSFDDEEEEDYNDDIFDEEDDNEDER, encoded by the coding sequence ATGGTTTACAAAATCCGCGTAATATTAGATGCGAAAGAAGATATTTTCCGAGATATCGAAGTTAAAGGAAAACAGACGCTATGGAACTTACATTTAGGAATTAAAAGTGCATTCAGCTTGCAGGGAGACGAGCTTTCTACTTTTAATTTGCTTGAAGACGATGGAACGATAGTAAAAAGTGTTCCATTGGAAGATATGAGTGACGATGGTGATGGCGAAATTATGTCGGATGTGTACATTGATGAGGCTTTCGAAAATATAGGAGATAAAGCTCAGTTCCAGTATGGCCTTCTTGACCTTTGGGAATTTTTCTGTGAGCTTGTTGAGATCATCGACGAGACGAAAGGGGTAAATTATCCTATCACAGTTTACAGATTTGGAAACGTTCCTTTGAAAGCGCCTAGCAAAAATGGTGGTTCAGGATCTAAAAAGAAATCGGCAATGCCTTTGATGGACGACGATTTCAACTTTGAAGATGACTTTGCAGAAAGCACAACCTTTGTAGATGAAGACGACAGCTTCGATGATGAGGAAGAAGAAGACTACAACGATGATATCTTCGATGAAGAAGATGACAATGAGGATGAAAGATAA
- a CDS encoding alpha-amylase family glycosyl hydrolase produces the protein MKKLILLAVIGLGIVSCTTQNRIKHMTDLPKDWKHTTNIYEVNLRQYTQEGTFKAFEKEMPRLKSMGVKTLWFMPITPIAQQNKKGSLGSQYAASDYTSINPEFGTLDDFKHMVNEAHRLGFKVLIDWVANHTGWDHVWTKTHPEFYLKDPDGKFHIASGMDDIIELDYKNQEMRLAMIEAMKYWVKETNIDGFRCDLASWVEVDFWQQARPEVEKIKPLFWLGEFDELESPEYGKVFDASYSWKWMHKSADYYKNNEPLQELKDLLIKYSAIGDSSMRAWFTTNHDENSWNGTEYEKYGVITKPMAVFSATWNGVPLLYSGQELPNMKRLEFFEKDVIKWTNTYQMADFYKTLLNLKSSNPALRGGDANVTTYLLNTTANDKILAYIRKNGKDEVLVVLNMSKEPVNFKIEDEHVSGAFINVFDKTKRNFDEGKDFNFKVSDYAVFEK, from the coding sequence ATGAAAAAATTAATTTTATTAGCTGTAATTGGTCTGGGAATTGTTTCCTGTACCACTCAAAATAGAATAAAACACATGACAGATTTACCTAAAGACTGGAAACACACCACAAATATCTATGAAGTTAATTTAAGACAATATACACAGGAAGGAACCTTCAAGGCATTCGAAAAAGAAATGCCGAGACTGAAGTCAATGGGTGTGAAAACACTTTGGTTTATGCCAATTACTCCGATTGCCCAGCAAAATAAAAAAGGAAGCCTGGGAAGTCAGTATGCAGCATCAGATTACACTTCTATCAATCCTGAATTCGGAACTCTGGATGATTTCAAACATATGGTGAATGAAGCTCACAGATTGGGATTTAAAGTTCTTATCGACTGGGTAGCCAATCATACCGGTTGGGATCATGTATGGACAAAAACGCATCCCGAATTTTATTTAAAAGATCCTGACGGAAAATTCCACATTGCTTCCGGAATGGACGATATCATCGAGCTCGATTATAAAAACCAGGAAATGCGCCTTGCCATGATCGAGGCGATGAAATATTGGGTGAAAGAAACCAATATTGACGGATTCAGATGTGACCTGGCTTCTTGGGTGGAAGTAGATTTCTGGCAGCAGGCTCGTCCGGAAGTTGAAAAAATAAAACCGCTTTTCTGGTTGGGCGAATTTGATGAATTGGAAAGCCCGGAATACGGAAAAGTTTTCGATGCCAGTTATTCATGGAAATGGATGCACAAATCTGCAGATTATTACAAAAATAACGAGCCGCTTCAAGAGTTAAAGGATTTACTGATAAAATATTCCGCTATTGGAGACAGCTCAATGAGAGCTTGGTTTACCACAAACCACGATGAAAACTCATGGAATGGAACAGAATATGAAAAATATGGGGTTATCACCAAGCCAATGGCTGTATTTTCCGCAACATGGAATGGCGTTCCGTTACTATATTCCGGACAGGAACTCCCCAATATGAAACGACTGGAATTCTTCGAAAAAGATGTCATCAAATGGACAAATACTTACCAGATGGCAGATTTTTATAAGACATTATTAAATTTAAAATCATCAAATCCTGCATTAAGAGGCGGTGATGCTAATGTCACAACTTATCTTTTAAACACGACGGCCAACGATAAAATTTTAGCTTATATTCGAAAAAATGGGAAAGATGAGGTTTTGGTAGTGTTAAATATGTCAAAAGAACCAGTCAATTTCAAGATTGAAGATGAACATGTATCCGGAGCTTTCATTAATGTATTTGATAAAACAAAAAGGAATTTTGATGAAGGAAAAGATTTCAATTTCAAAGTTTCCGATTATGCGGTTTTCGAAAAATGA
- a CDS encoding thymidylate synthase, whose product MQNYLDLLQHILDNGTDKTDRTGTGTRSVFGYQLRYDLSKGFPLVTTKKVHLKSIIYELLWFLKGDTNIKYLKDNGVSIWDEWADENGDLGPVYGAQWRSWNGADGKVVDQITEVIDQIKKNPDSRRLIVSAWNVAEIPNMALAPCHALFQFYVADGKLSLQLYQRSADVFLGVPFNIASYALLLMMVAQVCDLEVGDYVHSFGDVHIYNNHFEQVQRQLSRDPRPLPTMKLNPEIKDIFGFDFEDFTLENYDPHPGIKAPVAI is encoded by the coding sequence ATGCAAAATTACTTAGACCTTTTACAGCATATTTTAGACAACGGAACAGACAAAACCGACAGAACAGGAACGGGAACCAGAAGTGTTTTCGGCTATCAGCTGAGATATGATTTGTCGAAAGGTTTTCCTTTGGTGACTACCAAAAAAGTGCATTTGAAATCTATTATTTATGAATTGCTTTGGTTTCTAAAAGGAGATACCAATATCAAGTATCTGAAAGACAACGGAGTCTCGATCTGGGACGAATGGGCGGATGAAAACGGAGATTTAGGTCCTGTTTACGGAGCGCAGTGGAGAAGCTGGAACGGAGCCGATGGGAAAGTTGTCGACCAGATTACAGAGGTGATCGACCAGATCAAAAAAAATCCCGACTCCCGAAGACTGATCGTTTCTGCCTGGAACGTTGCCGAAATCCCGAATATGGCTTTAGCGCCTTGTCACGCATTATTCCAGTTTTATGTGGCGGATGGAAAATTATCACTTCAATTGTATCAGAGAAGTGCAGATGTTTTCCTGGGAGTTCCTTTCAATATTGCAAGTTATGCCTTGTTATTGATGATGGTTGCGCAGGTCTGCGATCTTGAGGTTGGAGATTATGTTCACAGTTTTGGAGATGTTCATATTTATAACAATCATTTTGAGCAGGTTCAGAGACAGCTTTCAAGAGATCCTAGACCACTTCCTACGATGAAGCTGAATCCTGAAATTAAAGATATTTTCGGTTTTGATTTTGAAGATTTTACACTGGAAAATTATGATCCGCATCCGGGAATTAAAGCGCCGGTAGCGATTTAA
- a CDS encoding M1 family aminopeptidase has protein sequence MKKAILSIALLGGIFFSVNVAAQTDTSGREKVYRATHTKVTELKHTKLKVNFDYQKEQMNGEEWLTAAPFFYATNELTLDAKGMLIHEVALDNNGKKSPLKYDYKDDVLKITLDKTYQKNQDYTVYIKYTSRPNEVKQQGSAAINDAKGLYFINAQGKDPDKPTQIWTQGETESSSAWFPTIDKPNQKTTQEIYMTVPDKYVTLSNGILKDSQKESNGLRTDHWVMDKRHATYLFFMGVGEYAIVKDKWRNIPVDYYIEKEYEPYAKQIYGNTPEMMEFFSKKMGYDYPWAKYAQISGRDYVSGAMENTTATLHGSDILQKPGQLIDENTWEDTIAHELFHHWFGDLVTAESWSNLTVNESFANYSEYLWNEYKYGKDQADYHQMQDVNMYIHNPADFKKDLVRFDYDSREDVFDLVTYQKGGGILHMLRNYLGDEAFFAGMQDYLKTNEYQNAEAHQLRLSFEKVSGKDLNWFFNQWYFGSGNPKINYSYTFEPVKKQIAVVIEQTQEQPFQFPLAIDVYDNGKPKRYNVWVNAQAKNTFNFDVSKNADLVNINADGVLLADITDTKTPEQYLMQFTGSKEFKSKYNALNGIKDQVGKNPTATKLLAAAIKDPFFRTRIKALQLMDLSNAEQLKALGSDVEKLAANDPKTLVQAAAISALAKTKDKKYMPIFEKGLNAVSNSVKGNSVGAIIEIDPSRASTLADKIDLEGAPENLLSKLLPIIVKNKVTSQMSNIAQLAAFYPFIKFQNPELGKAAEEGYNWIMTSDNVKATESITKILGQAKGQMGDNPQVKMMISQMLKDGLAKKMELLKQNPQNAASINKQIDAMNKAIEDFK, from the coding sequence ATGAAAAAGGCCATTTTATCGATTGCTCTTTTGGGAGGTATTTTTTTCTCCGTAAATGTAGCAGCACAAACCGATACTTCGGGTAGAGAAAAGGTATACAGAGCCACTCACACGAAGGTAACGGAACTTAAACATACCAAGCTTAAAGTAAATTTCGACTATCAGAAAGAACAGATGAACGGGGAAGAATGGCTGACTGCCGCTCCTTTTTTCTATGCTACCAACGAGCTGACTCTTGATGCAAAAGGTATGTTGATTCATGAAGTAGCTTTGGATAATAATGGTAAAAAATCTCCTTTAAAGTATGATTATAAGGATGATGTCTTAAAAATTACTTTAGATAAAACGTATCAGAAAAATCAGGATTATACGGTTTATATCAAATATACTTCCCGTCCGAACGAGGTGAAACAGCAGGGAAGTGCAGCTATTAATGATGCAAAAGGCTTGTATTTCATTAATGCTCAGGGAAAAGATCCCGATAAGCCGACGCAGATCTGGACGCAGGGAGAGACAGAATCTTCTTCTGCATGGTTCCCGACCATTGATAAACCCAACCAGAAGACAACTCAGGAAATTTATATGACGGTTCCTGATAAGTATGTTACGCTTTCAAACGGTATTTTAAAAGATTCCCAGAAAGAATCCAATGGGTTGAGAACAGATCATTGGGTGATGGATAAAAGACATGCAACCTATCTTTTCTTCATGGGTGTGGGCGAATACGCAATCGTGAAAGACAAATGGAGAAATATTCCGGTAGATTATTATATCGAAAAAGAATACGAACCTTACGCAAAACAGATCTACGGAAACACTCCGGAAATGATGGAGTTTTTCTCTAAAAAAATGGGTTACGACTATCCTTGGGCAAAATATGCACAGATTTCCGGAAGAGATTATGTAAGTGGAGCCATGGAAAATACAACGGCAACCCTGCATGGAAGCGATATTTTACAAAAACCGGGACAGCTGATCGACGAAAATACCTGGGAAGATACCATCGCTCACGAATTATTCCACCATTGGTTTGGAGATTTGGTGACGGCAGAAAGCTGGAGCAATCTTACGGTAAACGAGTCTTTCGCCAACTACTCAGAATATCTTTGGAACGAATACAAATACGGAAAAGACCAGGCAGATTATCATCAAATGCAGGATGTGAATATGTACATTCATAATCCGGCGGATTTCAAGAAAGATTTGGTAAGATTCGATTATGATTCCCGTGAAGATGTTTTTGATTTGGTGACTTATCAGAAAGGTGGGGGAATTCTTCATATGCTGAGAAATTATCTGGGTGATGAGGCCTTTTTTGCCGGAATGCAGGATTATTTGAAAACCAATGAATATCAGAACGCAGAAGCACATCAGCTGAGATTGTCTTTCGAAAAAGTTTCAGGAAAGGATCTAAACTGGTTCTTCAATCAGTGGTATTTCGGAAGCGGAAATCCGAAAATTAATTATTCCTATACTTTTGAACCTGTAAAAAAACAAATCGCTGTTGTTATCGAGCAGACTCAGGAACAGCCGTTCCAGTTTCCTTTGGCCATCGACGTTTATGACAATGGGAAACCAAAAAGATATAATGTCTGGGTAAATGCACAGGCAAAAAATACCTTCAATTTTGATGTTTCTAAAAATGCAGATTTGGTGAATATCAATGCAGATGGTGTGTTATTGGCGGATATTACAGACACAAAAACTCCTGAACAGTATTTGATGCAGTTCACAGGTTCTAAGGAATTTAAAAGCAAATACAACGCTCTGAACGGAATTAAAGATCAGGTGGGAAAAAATCCTACGGCAACAAAATTATTGGCAGCAGCCATTAAAGATCCTTTTTTCAGAACTAGAATTAAGGCTTTACAATTAATGGATTTGTCAAATGCAGAACAATTGAAAGCATTAGGTTCAGATGTTGAAAAACTGGCAGCCAATGACCCGAAAACTTTGGTTCAGGCAGCAGCAATTTCAGCGTTGGCAAAAACTAAAGATAAAAAGTATATGCCAATTTTCGAAAAAGGACTGAATGCAGTTTCCAATTCCGTAAAAGGAAATTCCGTAGGTGCAATTATTGAGATTGATCCTTCGAGAGCCAGTACTTTAGCAGATAAAATTGATCTGGAAGGCGCTCCTGAAAATTTATTGAGCAAATTATTACCGATTATCGTTAAAAATAAAGTGACTTCTCAGATGTCAAATATTGCTCAATTGGCAGCATTTTATCCGTTCATCAAATTCCAAAATCCGGAATTGGGCAAAGCGGCGGAAGAAGGATACAATTGGATCATGACTTCAGATAACGTAAAGGCTACAGAAAGCATTACAAAAATTTTGGGTCAGGCAAAAGGACAGATGGGAGACAATCCTCAGGTAAAAATGATGATCTCTCAAATGTTGAAAGACGGTCTTGCGAAGAAAATGGAACTTCTGAAACAGAATCCACAAAACGCGGCCAGCATCAACAAACAGATTGACGCCATGAATAAAGCGATCGAAGATTTTAAATAA
- a CDS encoding hydroxymethylglutaryl-CoA synthase family protein gives MTFGIEAASYYAPSLYLEIKDLAEKRGIEPAKLEKGLGLHKMGFPDVHEDAATFAAEALLKLIKDYNINPKEISRIYLGTESALDAAKPTASYAMQMVEKVLEPEFGARCFKNCDVVDMTFACIGAVDALHNSLDFVRANPDKKAVVIASDYAKYELVSSGEYTQGGGAVAVLVSSNPDLIEIENDWGIATESVFDFFKPRRHFKKEDLSNSPENYPNTIEIFTDEPVFDGQYSNQCYQDRIREAYNHYKEITGKNKPYESWKYLIFHLPYAFHGKRVFTEIYSLENGLSYETPEEQKTVAKSEEYVQFINDKIEKTQRASSEIGNMYTASIFMALLSALQTSFNENEELAGEEIGFLGYGSGSKSKVFAGKVSQNWKNVVAKWNLFEDLKNRTAIDFETYEKLHRKQLEESVNQNYKGFGLTSVELESPVLKGARYYDYQK, from the coding sequence ATGACTTTTGGAATTGAGGCGGCAAGCTATTATGCACCTTCGTTGTATTTGGAAATTAAAGACTTAGCGGAAAAAAGAGGAATTGAACCGGCCAAACTGGAAAAAGGTTTGGGCTTACATAAAATGGGATTTCCTGATGTGCATGAAGATGCGGCTACCTTTGCAGCTGAAGCTTTGCTAAAATTAATTAAAGATTACAATATCAATCCAAAAGAAATATCGAGAATCTATCTGGGAACCGAAAGTGCTTTGGATGCAGCAAAGCCTACCGCTTCTTATGCCATGCAGATGGTTGAAAAAGTATTGGAACCGGAATTCGGAGCGAGATGTTTCAAAAATTGCGATGTCGTTGACATGACTTTCGCCTGTATCGGAGCGGTGGATGCTCTTCACAATTCTTTGGATTTCGTAAGAGCAAATCCTGACAAAAAAGCAGTTGTCATCGCCAGCGATTATGCAAAATATGAGTTGGTCTCTTCCGGCGAATACACGCAGGGAGGTGGTGCGGTTGCGGTGCTGGTTTCTTCAAATCCGGATCTGATTGAGATTGAAAATGATTGGGGTATCGCTACAGAAAGTGTTTTCGATTTTTTTAAGCCGAGACGTCATTTTAAAAAAGAAGACTTATCCAACTCCCCTGAAAATTACCCCAATACAATAGAAATCTTTACAGACGAACCTGTTTTTGATGGACAATATTCTAATCAATGTTATCAGGACAGAATCAGGGAGGCGTATAATCATTATAAAGAAATTACAGGAAAAAATAAACCTTACGAGAGTTGGAAGTATCTTATTTTTCATCTTCCTTATGCTTTTCACGGGAAAAGAGTTTTCACGGAAATTTACAGCTTAGAAAACGGACTTTCCTACGAAACACCAGAAGAGCAAAAAACGGTTGCAAAATCTGAGGAGTATGTCCAGTTTATCAATGATAAAATTGAGAAAACGCAAAGAGCCTCATCAGAAATCGGAAATATGTACACGGCTTCGATCTTCATGGCTTTGTTGTCTGCTTTGCAAACTTCTTTTAATGAAAATGAAGAATTAGCAGGCGAAGAAATCGGATTTTTAGGCTACGGAAGTGGTTCCAAATCAAAAGTTTTTGCAGGAAAAGTTTCCCAAAACTGGAAAAATGTCGTTGCAAAATGGAATTTATTTGAAGATTTAAAAAACCGAACCGCCATAGATTTTGAAACGTATGAAAAACTTCACAGAAAACAGTTGGAAGAATCTGTTAATCAAAATTATAAAGGTTTCGGATTGACATCTGTTGAATTAGAAAGCCCGGTTTTGAAAGGAGCGAGGTATTATGATTATCAAAAATAA
- a CDS encoding dicarboxylate/amino acid:cation symporter encodes MKEVLKNYSGILLLLLGISVGSIIGIVAPQIVDYIKPLGDIFLNLLFVSVVPLVFFAVSNSIASLEQQSKFGKIMMTMAFTFLFFILTAAVFTICAVYLFPVSGVSGSSEIVEEAANNDSWGNRIVSFFTVGEFTQLFSRQNMLALLIFAFMTGFAARKAGEKGQPFRQFIASGYEVMKELLLLIMKIAPIGLGAYFAYQVATLGPQLFGFYAKPLGLYYIAGIVYFLVFFSLYAFLAKGQNGVKSFWTNAIYPTLTALSTCSSFATMPANLLAASKIGVPSQIANIVIPIGTTLHKNGSSMSSIIKIYVAFLIIGRDFFDPMNLLLALGITVFVSIVAGGIPNGGYIGEMLMISVYKLPQEAIPAVMIIGTLVDPLATVLNAVGQLVASMFVSRFVRV; translated from the coding sequence ATGAAAGAGGTCTTAAAGAACTACTCCGGAATTTTACTTTTACTGTTGGGAATCTCCGTTGGAAGCATCATCGGAATTGTAGCTCCGCAAATTGTTGATTACATCAAACCTTTAGGAGACATTTTCCTGAATTTGCTTTTCGTAAGCGTTGTTCCGTTGGTATTTTTTGCCGTTTCCAATTCTATTGCGTCATTAGAACAGCAATCGAAATTTGGAAAAATCATGATGACGATGGCTTTTACTTTTTTGTTTTTTATTTTAACGGCAGCTGTTTTCACGATCTGTGCAGTGTATCTGTTTCCTGTTTCGGGAGTTTCTGGAAGTTCGGAAATCGTTGAAGAAGCAGCTAACAACGACAGTTGGGGAAACAGAATTGTGAGTTTCTTCACAGTGGGGGAATTTACCCAGCTTTTCTCAAGACAAAATATGCTGGCTTTACTTATTTTTGCTTTCATGACCGGATTTGCAGCCAGAAAAGCTGGCGAAAAAGGGCAGCCTTTCAGACAATTTATTGCTTCGGGATATGAAGTGATGAAGGAATTGCTTTTATTAATTATGAAGATCGCCCCAATCGGTCTGGGAGCTTATTTTGCCTATCAGGTGGCCACTCTGGGACCTCAGCTTTTCGGATTTTATGCTAAACCTTTGGGATTGTATTATATCGCCGGAATTGTTTATTTTCTTGTGTTCTTTTCTCTGTATGCTTTTCTTGCAAAAGGTCAAAACGGAGTAAAAAGTTTTTGGACAAACGCCATTTACCCTACCTTAACCGCATTGAGCACCTGCAGCAGTTTTGCCACTATGCCTGCGAATTTACTGGCAGCTTCAAAAATCGGTGTTCCCAGTCAGATTGCGAATATTGTAATCCCAATTGGGACAACTTTGCATAAAAATGGCTCGTCGATGTCTTCAATTATTAAGATTTACGTGGCGTTTTTAATTATAGGAAGAGATTTTTTTGATCCGATGAATTTACTTTTAGCATTAGGAATTACCGTTTTTGTGAGTATCGTTGCGGGCGGAATCCCCAATGGTGGCTATATCGGTGAAATGCTGATGATTTCCGTTTACAAATTACCTCAGGAAGCGATCCCGGCTGTTATGATTATTGGAACTCTGGTAGATCCGTTGGCAACTGTTTTAAATGCAGTGGGACAACTTGTGGCTTCGATGTTTGTGAGTAGGTTTGTAAGGGTTTGA
- a CDS encoding DnaJ C-terminal domain-containing protein, whose translation MAYIDYYKILGVDKNATQDDIKKAYRKLARKLHPDLNPDDKEAEKKFKELNEANEVLSNPENRAKYDKYGEHWKHGEEYEKAQQQQQSQYQGGNFGGGFSGADFGEGEDFSDFFQSMFGGAGGGFSRSSRGSASGKFKGQDVHAELNLNLKDAATTHPQTFEINGKKVRITIPAGVYDGQQIKLKGHGNPGFNGGPNGDLYITFNIPADPNFERIGDDLKTKVAIDLYTAVLGGDVKVNTLGGSVNLKVKPETQNGMTVRLKGKGFPVYKKEGQFGDLFVTYEVKLPTNLTDHQKELFEQLKNS comes from the coding sequence ATGGCTTATATAGATTACTATAAAATTTTAGGCGTAGACAAAAACGCAACACAGGATGACATTAAAAAAGCTTATCGAAAACTGGCGAGAAAGTTACATCCAGATCTTAATCCCGATGACAAAGAAGCTGAAAAAAAATTCAAGGAGCTTAATGAGGCCAATGAAGTTCTCAGCAATCCTGAAAACCGTGCCAAGTACGACAAATACGGAGAACACTGGAAACACGGCGAGGAGTATGAAAAGGCCCAGCAACAGCAGCAAAGTCAATATCAAGGAGGAAATTTCGGAGGCGGATTTTCCGGAGCTGATTTTGGGGAAGGTGAAGATTTTTCAGACTTTTTTCAGAGTATGTTTGGCGGGGCAGGAGGTGGCTTTAGCAGGAGTTCAAGGGGAAGTGCTTCAGGAAAATTTAAGGGGCAGGATGTGCATGCGGAACTGAATTTAAATTTAAAAGATGCGGCAACGACACATCCTCAAACTTTTGAAATTAATGGTAAAAAAGTAAGAATCACGATTCCTGCAGGGGTTTACGACGGACAGCAGATTAAGTTGAAAGGTCACGGAAATCCCGGTTTCAACGGCGGTCCGAATGGAGATTTATACATTACTTTCAATATTCCGGCAGATCCGAATTTTGAAAGAATCGGGGATGATTTAAAAACAAAAGTGGCGATCGATCTGTACACCGCAGTTTTAGGCGGAGATGTGAAAGTGAATACTTTGGGCGGAAGCGTAAACCTTAAAGTAAAACCCGAAACTCAAAACGGGATGACGGTAAGACTGAAAGGAAAAGGGTTCCCTGTATACAAAAAAGAGGGGCAATTCGGAGATTTGTTTGTGACCTACGAGGTAAAATTGCCGACCAATCTTACGGATCACCAGAAAGAACTTTTTGAACAACTTAAAAATTCCTAA
- a CDS encoding chaperone modulator CbpM gives MSERISREELVKIYNIEVTFFDELVDSGLLHIETENEIRYLMYEDLPSFERFANWHYDLEINLPGLEVIDDMLKKMEDLKQKNRELMNKLSAISDKYEEG, from the coding sequence ATGAGTGAAAGAATATCGCGAGAAGAACTCGTAAAAATATACAATATTGAAGTCACTTTTTTTGATGAACTGGTAGATTCCGGATTGCTGCATATCGAGACGGAAAATGAAATCCGTTATCTGATGTATGAGGATTTGCCTTCATTTGAAAGGTTTGCAAATTGGCATTATGATTTGGAAATCAATCTTCCGGGTTTAGAAGTCATCGATGATATGCTGAAAAAAATGGAAGATTTAAAACAAAAAAACCGCGAACTGATGAATAAGCTGTCGGCGATCAGTGATAAATATGAAGAGGGGTAG
- a CDS encoding YcxB family protein: MNEEKIIVLKPRKNDFEEIYFSENQGSLFFSSTTRGKTITTIVVGLILLILFLFKDDFTKEKFGILYFVSFLFLLCAVFLSVSINKVSRWKKQVNSYLNKLENCNIYEIRFDQNFFTVNIDGEKETSEWKDFEYFDSTEKYIALEGKHNYMFPKKSMNEKDYSLLKQTLKKNIKE, translated from the coding sequence ATGAATGAAGAAAAGATTATTGTTTTAAAACCTAGAAAAAACGATTTTGAGGAAATATATTTTAGTGAAAACCAGGGAAGTCTGTTTTTTTCATCGACAACGAGAGGAAAAACGATTACGACCATTGTTGTCGGACTGATTTTATTGATTCTCTTTTTATTTAAAGATGATTTTACTAAAGAAAAATTTGGGATTTTGTACTTTGTAAGTTTTCTGTTTTTGCTTTGTGCTGTATTTCTTTCGGTAAGCATTAATAAAGTTTCAAGATGGAAAAAACAGGTTAATTCTTATTTAAACAAGCTTGAAAACTGCAATATTTATGAGATAAGATTCGATCAAAATTTTTTCACGGTGAATATCGACGGAGAAAAAGAAACCAGCGAATGGAAAGACTTCGAATATTTCGACAGCACCGAAAAATATATTGCACTGGAAGGAAAACACAATTATATGTTTCCCAAAAAATCAATGAATGAAAAGGATTATAGTTTATTAAAACAAACCTTAAAGAAAAATATTAAAGAATAA
- a CDS encoding PLP-dependent cysteine synthase family protein, translated as MKYANNILETIGNTPLVKLNKVLGEDFPALVLAKVETFNPGNSVKDRMALKMIEDAEKDGRLKPGGTIIEGTSGNTGMGLALAAIIKGYKCIFVTNSKQSKEKCDILRAVGAEVIVCPTDVKPTDPRSYYSVSKRLAKETENGWYVNQYDNLSNRAAHYESTAPEIWEQTEGKLTHFVVGAGTGGTITGCGKFFKEKNPDIKVIGVDTYGSILKEIHETGEIHLENAYTYITEGIGEDILPENYDMSVIDHFEKVTDKDGAVYARKLAKEEGIFCGYSAGSAIASLVQMKDQFTKDDVIVVLLHDHGSRYVGKIYNDDWMKEMGWLD; from the coding sequence ATGAAATACGCAAACAACATCCTTGAAACGATCGGGAATACTCCATTGGTAAAGCTTAATAAAGTTTTGGGTGAGGATTTTCCTGCATTGGTTTTGGCCAAGGTTGAAACCTTCAATCCGGGGAACTCTGTGAAAGACAGAATGGCCCTGAAGATGATTGAAGACGCTGAAAAAGATGGAAGATTGAAACCAGGAGGAACCATCATCGAAGGAACTTCCGGAAATACAGGGATGGGATTGGCTCTTGCAGCAATTATTAAAGGTTACAAATGTATTTTCGTGACCAACTCGAAACAGTCAAAAGAAAAATGCGATATTCTTCGTGCCGTTGGAGCTGAAGTGATCGTTTGTCCGACAGATGTGAAGCCTACAGATCCTCGTTCTTATTATTCAGTTTCCAAAAGACTGGCTAAAGAAACGGAAAACGGATGGTATGTAAATCAATACGATAATTTATCAAACAGAGCGGCTCACTATGAGTCTACTGCCCCTGAAATCTGGGAACAAACGGAAGGAAAACTTACTCATTTCGTGGTTGGAGCCGGGACAGGCGGTACGATTACAGGTTGCGGAAAATTTTTCAAAGAGAAAAACCCGGATATTAAAGTAATCGGTGTTGATACTTACGGTTCGATCTTAAAAGAGATTCACGAAACGGGAGAAATTCATTTGGAAAATGCTTACACCTATATCACAGAAGGTATTGGTGAAGATATTCTTCCTGAAAACTATGATATGTCGGTGATCGATCATTTTGAGAAAGTTACGGATAAAGACGGAGCTGTTTACGCAAGAAAACTGGCAAAAGAAGAAGGAATTTTCTGCGGATATTCTGCGGGAAGCGCAATTGCTTCTTTGGTGCAGATGAAGGATCAGTTCACAAAAGATGATGTGATTGTTGTTTTACTTCACGATCACGGTTCAAGATACGTTGGGAAGATCTACAACGATGACTGGATGAAAGAAATGGGTTGGCTGGATTAA